DNA from Aquaspirillum sp. LM1:
TAAATTGGCGGCAGAATCACTTCCGGCTTGACCCGGCCAATATGGCCCAGGTTGTCTTCCAGCACGCGCTGTTTGTTGGCCACCTGCGCGGAAAACTCCACATGCTGCATCGAGCAGCCGCCGCACACGCCAAAATGCGGGCAGCGCGGTGCCGTGCGCATGAAGCTGGCGTTAAGCACCTGTTCGGTGTCGGCGTTTTCGTAGCTGGGTTTTTGCCGATAGCTGCGGTAGGTGACGGTTTCGTACGGCAGCGCGCCGTCGATGAACAGGGTTTTGCCGTCAATGTGGGCCACCCCCCGGCCTTCAAAGTCCAGGGATTCGATACGGGCAATGGGCTGTGGATGTGTCATGCTGGGGAGAAAACCTGAGCAAAAGGTCTATTTTCGCAAAAAACGGCGGCAAGATCAGAAAAATTGGCGCGCCTGCCGGTTTCTGGCTACAGTCCCCTGTATTCCTGCTGATAAAATGTCGGCATTCTCTCCTGATCTTAATCCCCCCATGCGCGCAATGACCATTCGACTTTCGTTGTTCCTCCTGCTGGCCGGCAGCGTACCAGCCCAGGCGGCCAACTTTGATCCCCTGCCGATTCCCACCCAGTCGGTCAGTGGCCGCCAGGTGATCATCAACGTGCCGCAAACCCGCTTGTTTGTGCTGGATGACGGCAAACTCACCCATGTTTTCCCGATTGCCGTCGGCAAAAGCCTGACCAAAACCCCGGTGGGCGAATACAGCGTGACCGGCATCCACCGTAATCCAACCTGGCATGTGCCTGCGTCAATTCAGGAAGAAATGCGCCAGAGCGGCAAGCCGGTGGAAACCGCCGTGCCGCCGGGGCCGGCCAACCCGCTGGGCGCGGTGTTCATCCGCTTTGGCGAACCGCGTCTGGGCCTGGGCATGCACGGCACCAATGCGCCCAACAGCGTGCCGGGCTTTCGCAGCCATGGCTGTGTGCGCCTGCGCAACCCGGATGCGCTCAAGCTGGCCTCGCTGATGGAAAAAGGTGTGCCGGTGACGGTGACCTACCAGCCCGTGCTGCTCAACTACGATGAGGCAGGCCATTTGTGGGTGACCGCCTTTGCCGACCGCTACCAGCACAACACACCGGGCAAGCTGGCGGCACAGGCCAAGGATCTGGCCGAGCGCTGGGCCAATGAAACTGGCCGTCCGCTGGACAGCCGCCGCCTGCTGGCGGCGCTGCAAACCCGAGAAGGCAAGCCGGTGTGCGTGTCCTGTGAGCTGCCCCCGGCGTCCAGCCGCCCGGCGCTGGCCCCGGTCAAGCCGGTGGTGAAACCGCGCCCGGCCTTGCCCGAGCACACCCCACCGGCGGTTGTGGAGCCGTCTACCACCGCTGACATGAGCGGGGCCAGCCAGCCGGCCAGCCTGGTGCCAGTGAATGGCGGTTAACCGCCGTGATGCGTTGCCCCTGGCGGGGTGACGCCCGTGCCTGCATTTGATTCTTTTGATGTCTCTTTTTCTGTACGAGGTCAGCCATGGGCAACCGCCTTTCCCGCATCACCACCCGCACCGGCGACGACGGCAGCACCGGCCTGGGCGATGGCAGCCGCGTTGCCAAGGATTGCCCGAGAATTGCGCTGCTGGGCGAGGTGGACGAGTTGAACAGCCATCTGGGGGTGCTGTTGTGCGAAGCCTTGAGCGACAGCGTGCGTGCGCAGCTGGTGGAGATTCAGCACGATCTGTTTGATCTGGGCGGGGAAGTGGCCGTGCCGGGCCATCAGGCCATTGATGAAAAGCAGGTGTTGCGCCTGGAAGCCTGGCTGACTGGGATGAATGCCGAACTGACGCCCTTGCGCGAATTTATCCTGCCCGGCGGCTGTCGGGCGGCGGCGCTGGCGCATGTGGCGCGCGCGGTGGCGCGACGGGCCGAACGTCAGGCCGTGACGCTGGCCCGCGCTGAAACCTTGTCGGCGCACACCGTCCACTACCTGAACCGCTTGTCCGACGCGCTGTTTGTGCTGGCGCGCAGCCTGAATGTGGCGGCGAGCCAGCCGGATGTGCTGTGGCGGCACGAGCGGGTGCGCCGCCCGGCCAGCCAGTAGGCCCGGTTTATTCGCTGACGGCCACTGCCGCGACAAATTCCCGCTGCAGCCAGCCGGCCACTTGTTCGGCAGCCATTTCCCAGCGGGTGTCCAGCATCATCAGATGGGCGGTATCCGGCAAGACTTCGGCCACCACACCCAGCCGGCAGGCGGTTTCCACCACTTCCTGCGGGCTGATCAGCTGGTCATTGGCGGCCCCCAGCACCAGCGCCGGCACATACGGCAGCTTGCTGGCCGGAAAAAACCCGATCATCGACATATCAAACAACGCCCGCATGGATTCTGCCTGGAATCGGTTCACCCAGCCCATCAGCCGGCCATGGTCGATGTCTGGCGAGAACAGCAGGCGTTGCGCCTGGCCCAGGTCGGGATGGTAACGCTCGCTGGCCTGAAACAGGTTCAGCGCGGCCAGCAGGTCGGGTGCGGTGGTCATCATCCGCCAGGCCGAGCCATTCACCCCAGACGGCGGCACCGAGGCCATCAGCACCACGCCGGCGGGCAGGTCGTGCGGGTACATTTCCAGGTAGCGTTGCAGCACAAAGCCGCCCATTGAGTGGCCAATCAGCACCGGTGGGCGTGGCATTTTTTCTACCACGGCGCGAACATTGCGCACAAAGTCGTCAATGCCCAGCGCCGCCAGCCAGGCATGGCCGCGACTGTCGCCGTGGCCTTCCAGGCTGACGGCGCTGGCATGCCAGCCGCGCTGGGCAAACCAGGGTAAAAAGTGTTCTTCCCATACCCAGGCACCGCAATAGGCACCGTGGACAAACAGCAGCGGCGGCGCGTCGTGGGCGGCGTCGGCGTGATGGCTTGCGCATTCCAGTCCGGGCACCATTACAGCACCTCGGCAGCAAAATCAGCCAGCCGCGAGCGCTCGCCGCGCTGCAGGGTGACATGGCCGGCATGCGCCCAGTTTTTCATCCGGTCAACCACATAGGTCAACCCAGAGCTGCCTTCGGTCAGATACGGGGTGTCGATCTGGGCAATATTGCCTAGGCACACCACTTTGGTGCCGGGGCCGGCGCGGGTAATCAGGGTTTTCATTTGTTTGGGGGTCAGGTTCTGTG
Protein-coding regions in this window:
- a CDS encoding alpha/beta hydrolase → MVPGLECASHHADAAHDAPPLLFVHGAYCGAWVWEEHFLPWFAQRGWHASAVSLEGHGDSRGHAWLAALGIDDFVRNVRAVVEKMPRPPVLIGHSMGGFVLQRYLEMYPHDLPAGVVLMASVPPSGVNGSAWRMMTTAPDLLAALNLFQASERYHPDLGQAQRLLFSPDIDHGRLMGWVNRFQAESMRALFDMSMIGFFPASKLPYVPALVLGAANDQLISPQEVVETACRLGVVAEVLPDTAHLMMLDTRWEMAAEQVAGWLQREFVAAVAVSE
- a CDS encoding cob(I)yrinic acid a,c-diamide adenosyltransferase; this translates as MGNRLSRITTRTGDDGSTGLGDGSRVAKDCPRIALLGEVDELNSHLGVLLCEALSDSVRAQLVEIQHDLFDLGGEVAVPGHQAIDEKQVLRLEAWLTGMNAELTPLREFILPGGCRAAALAHVARAVARRAERQAVTLARAETLSAHTVHYLNRLSDALFVLARSLNVAASQPDVLWRHERVRRPASQ
- a CDS encoding L,D-transpeptidase, translated to MTIRLSLFLLLAGSVPAQAANFDPLPIPTQSVSGRQVIINVPQTRLFVLDDGKLTHVFPIAVGKSLTKTPVGEYSVTGIHRNPTWHVPASIQEEMRQSGKPVETAVPPGPANPLGAVFIRFGEPRLGLGMHGTNAPNSVPGFRSHGCVRLRNPDALKLASLMEKGVPVTVTYQPVLLNYDEAGHLWVTAFADRYQHNTPGKLAAQAKDLAERWANETGRPLDSRRLLAALQTREGKPVCVSCELPPASSRPALAPVKPVVKPRPALPEHTPPAVVEPSTTADMSGASQPASLVPVNGG